In Brassica rapa cultivar Chiifu-401-42 chromosome A06, CAAS_Brap_v3.01, whole genome shotgun sequence, a single window of DNA contains:
- the LOC103874476 gene encoding MADS-box transcription factor PHERES 2 yields the protein MAYIENETSRKTTFRKRKGGIMKKALELSTLCDVPIAVFVQSEYNSVPEVFPPSRQAMGNMLVKWEKLSLVEKTKKMMNQEQFIQQRITKATESCKKVAKENKELAMKEVMYDCLRGDNAPCNLDEDELRDLGGVIDQYIKGLNRRIQVLMKDHASSSTSVVPDAAAAAAAVAMPTAEMGSSSNVKDFDLNQTQSE from the coding sequence ATGGCTTACATAGAGAATGAGACCTCAAGGAAGACAACTTTCAGGAAAAGAAAAGGAGGCATCATGAAGAAAGCCTTGGAGTTATCAACTCTCTGTGACGTCCCAATAGCCGTATTCGTCCAGAGCGAGTACAACTCGGTCCCTGAGGTGTTCCCTCCATCGAGACAAGCTATGGGAAACATGCTGGTCAAATGGGAAAAGTTGTCGCTCGTTGAAAAGACCAAGAAGATGATGAACCAAGAGCAGTTTATCCAACAGAGGATCACCAAAGCAACTGAGAGTTGCAAGAAGGTCGCGAAGGAGAACAAAGAGTTGGCGATGAAGGAGGTCATGTACGATTGTCTCCGTGGCGATAATGCGCCATGTAATCTTGATGAGGATGAACTTCGTGATTTGGGTGGTGTTATTGACCAGTATATCAAAGGTCTTAATCGTAGGATCCAGGTTCTTATGAAGGACCATGCATCGTCCTCCACCTCTGTTGTTCCtgatgctgctgctgctgctgctgctgttgcCATGCCTACAGCTGAGATGGGTTCTTCCTCAAACGTCAAGGACTTTGATCTGAATCAGACACAGAGTGAGTGA
- the LOC103874823 gene encoding uncharacterized protein LOC103874823 has protein sequence MTTAIVVAKEWAVNVIGEKVSSQKRLRVLEDQTNAEVYVRTDAAWRSEDKAAGLGWTIQDTRQGASFKGYQKRVNSALLAESLALREALLMCKEMEVTNLRVESDSSVLIKAARGTEPVAELHGVISDIRLLSSSFQSISFGWISRDQNGVAHKLAKDVLYVGDTFMAPT, from the coding sequence ATGACGACAGCCATAGTAGTGGCTAAGGAGTGGGCAGTGAATGTTATTGGAGAGAAGGTGTCTTCTCAAAAGAGACTACGAGTTCTGGAAGATCAAACAAATGCAGAGGTCTACGTTCGCACTGATGCAGCATGGAGAAGCGAAGATAAAGCAGCAGGACTCGGATGGACAATTCAAGACACGAGGCAGGGAGCCTCCTTCAAAGGCTACCAGAAGCGAGTCAACTCGGCACTCCTTGCAGAGAGTCTCGCCTTGCGTGAAGCCCTTCTCATGTGTAAGGAAATGGAAGTGACTAACCTGAGAGTCGAAAGTGATTCATCTGTACTGATCAAGGCAGCTAGAGGAACAGAACCTGTAGCAGAGCTCCATGGAGTCATATCAGACATCAGATTACTATCTTCTTCCTTTCAATCTATATCTTTTGGTTGGATCTCTAGAGATCAAAATGGTGTAGCCCATAAACTGGCAAAAGATGTTTTGTATGTAGGTGATACTTTTATGGCACCCACCTAA
- the LOC103874474 gene encoding uncharacterized protein LOC103874474, giving the protein MINPMKNPIIGIFDGTGDFSLWKIRMMAHLGYLGLKEVLTDPKLEKQVPLSKSEEKQVQVDGDEKPSSEPLVKNVPDPSMIEKSEKAKNLIVMNLGDKVLRKINADASAAEIWALLNHLYMESSLPNRIHLQLKFYTFKMAESKSIDQNVDDFLKIVAELGSLQVEVSDEVQAILLLTSLPTNFDQLKHTLKYGRESLSLEEVISAARSREREVTESKSERDSGGSALYSNDRGRSGSRSYKDSKSRKGRGRSNSKSRLTCWFCKKEGHIKKDCFARKRSEGDDQGEAGVITEKLVFTEALNVDHQDAKSQWVIDSGCTFHMTSHKEWLLDFCEKDPMMILLGDDHTVESKGYGTVRINTNGGTIKVLKNVRYVPNLRRNLISTGTLDKLGYSHQGGDGILSFFKNEKLALRGILKNGLYLLDGGTEASESCNLEVQLSKTALWHSRLGHMNLNSLKTLVGKGLIAKKEITDLSFCEHCVLGKSKKLSFNVGKHNTEDVLGYVHADLWGSPNVTASLSGKHYFLSIIDDKSRKVWLMFLKSKDETFERFCEWKELVENQVNKKVKVLRTDNGLEFCNRKFDEYCRKQGIERHRTCTYTPQQNGVAERMNRTVMEKVRCMLSESGLGEEFWAEAAATAAYIVNRSPCTAIDHNVPEEVWLGRKPGYQHMKRFGSLAFVYQDQGKLKPRALKGVFLGYPQGTKGYKIWLLDTEDCVISRNVVFQEQKMFREVSGQVQEAQEVEQNVTQHSLPETVQNKSVESDDTGEGGASTSDTTHTEDVPTSDVEDTAAEDVVDLASYQLAKDRSRREPVPPAWMADYSNIACALVAAEEIESEEPGCYHDALKAKDWVLWNGSMTDEYESLKKNDTWDIVDRPKNKTVISCRWLYKKKPGIPGVEDPRHKSRLVARGFTQREGIDYEEVFAPVVKHISIRVLMSVVVNHDLELEQMDVKTAFLHGNLEQELYMEQPEGFEVNPGKDQVCLLKKSLYGLKQAPRQWNKRFNSFLVSQGFIRSDSDLCVYIKEVGPEDYVYLLLYVDDMLLAAKQKSEIQKLKDVLSSEFEMKDMGPASRILGIDIKRDREQDTLKLCQSGYIQKVLKRFKMSESKAVATPMGSHFKLASVKNADERIDTEKVPYLSAVGSVMYAMVGTRPDVAYALGLVSRFMSKPGSIHWEAVKWLLRYLRGSADLNLIYTKGDAGLRVQGYTDSDFGGDLDKQRSTSGYVFTVGGNTVSWRSSIQPVVALSTTEAEYIALSEAIKEAIWIKGLLCEMGFEQQKVSVWCDSQSAVSLSKNKVFHERTKHMAVKYGFVRDIVEGGEIEVLKIHTSWNPADMLTKCIPVQKFEAALELLRLTS; this is encoded by the coding sequence ATGATCAACCCGATGAAGAATCCGATCATCGGAATCTTTGACGGAACCGGAGATTTCTCCTTATGGAAGATAAGGATGATGGCGCATCTCGGTTATCTCGGCTTGAAAGAGGTCCTTACAGATCCGAAGCTGGAAAAGCAAGTTCCGTTATCGAAGAGCGAAGAGAAACAAGTGCAGGTTGATGGCGATGAGAAGCCATCATCAGAACCTCTGGTAAAGAATGTTCCTGATCCTTCGATGATTGAGAAATCGGAGAAAGCGAAGAATCTCATAGTGATGAATCTTGGTGATAAGGTTCTTCGTAAGATCAATGCAGATGCGTCTGCTGCTGAGATCTGGGCTCTATTGAATCATCTGTATATGGAAAGTTCCTTGCCTAACCGTATACATCTGCAGCTGAAGTTTTACACCTTCAAGATGGCTGAGTCTAAAAGCATAGATCAAAATGTGGATGATTTCTTGAAGATTGTTGCAGAGCTAGGAAGTTTGCAGGTGGAAGTATCAGATGAAGTACAAGCGATACTATTGCTTACCTCACTGCCTACAAACTTTGATCAACTAAAACATACGCTGAAGTATGGAAGAGAGTCACTATCTCTTGAAGAGGTCATATCAGCAGCAAGATCAAGGGAACGTGAAGTCACTGAGTCGAAGTCAGAACGTGACTCTGGTGGTTCAGCACTGTACTCTAATGACAGAGGAAGATCAGGGTCTAGAAGTTACAAAGACTCTAAGAGCAGGAAAGGTCGAGGAAGATCTAACTCTAAGTCTCGGTTGACTTGCTGGTTTTGCAAGAAAGAAGGACACATCAAGAAGGATTGCTTTGCTAGGAAACGGAGTGAAGGGGATGATCAGGGAGAAGCAGGGGTTATAACTGAGAAGTTAGTATTCACAGAAGCACTGAATGTAGATCATCAGGATGCAAAAAGTCAGTGGGTTATTGATTCAGGCTGCACATTTCATATGACTTCTCACAAGGAATGGTTGCTTGACTTCTGTGAGAAGGATCCTATGATGATTCTACTTGGAGATGATCATACTGTGGAATCAAAAGGTTATGGCACAGTCAGGATTAACACGAATGGTGGTACTATCAAAGTACTAAAGAATGTCAGATATGTTCCAAATCTCAGGAGAAACCTGATCTCTACTGGAACACTTGATAAGCTGGGGTATTCTCATCAAGGTGGAGATGGTATACTGAGTTTCTTCAAGAATGAGAAGTTGGCGTTGCGTGGAATTCTGAAGAATGGGTTGTACTTACTTGATGGTGGAACTGAAGCAAGTGAAAGTTGTAATTTGGAAGTTCAGTTAAGCAAGACGGCTCTATGGCATAGCAGGCTTGGCCACATGAACTTGAATAGCCTGAAGACTCTAGTTGGTAAAGGTCTGATTGCAAAGAAAGAGATCACAGACTTGAGTTTCTGTGAACATTGTGTTCTTGGGAAGTCCAAGAAACTGAGCTTCAATGTGGGAAAGCATAACACAGAAGATGTTCTAGGCTACGTTCATGCTGACTTGTGGGGATCTCCAAATGTAACTGCATCTCTCTCAGGAAAACACTATTTCCTGTCGATTATTGACGATAAGTCCAGGAAAGTTTGGCTTATGTTTCTAAAGTCAAAAGATGAAACCTTTGAGAGGTTTTGTGAATGGAAGGAACTTGTGGAGAATCAAGTTAACAAGAAGGTTAAAGTGTTGAGAACCGACAACGGTTTGGAATTTTGTAACCGGAAGTTCGATGAATATTGCAGGAAGCAGGGAATAGAACGTCATCGAACCTGTACCTATACTCCTCAGCAAAATGGAGTTGCTGAGAGGATGAACAGAACAGTGATGGAGAAGGTGCGTTGTATGTTAAGTGAATCAGGCTTGGGTGAGGAGTTTTGGGCTGAAGCTGCAGCAACAGCTGCTTATATTGTGAATCGATCACCATGCACTGCAATCGATCACAATGTTCCTGAAGAGGTCTGGTTAGGGAGAAAGCCCGGCTATCAACACATGAAGCGTTTTGGGTCTCTAGCCTTTGTCTATCAGGATCAAGGGAAGTTAAAGCCTCGAGCCTTAAAAGGTGTATTTCTTGGTTATCCTCAAGGTACAAAAGGATACAAGATCTGGCTACTGGATACTGAAGATTGTGTTATTAGTCGCAATGTAGTATTTCAAGAACAAAAGATGTTCAGGGAAGTAAGTGGTCAAGTACAAGAGGCTCAGGAAGTTGAGCAGAATGTCACTCAACACAGTCTACCTGAGACAGTACAGAACAAGTCTGTGGAGAGTGATGACACTGGAGAAGGTGGAGCTTCTACATCCGATACAACTCATACAGAGGATGTGCCTACATCAGATGTTGAGGATACAGCAGCTGAAGATGTGGTTGATTTGGCAAGTTACCAACTAGCCAAAGATCGCAGCAGAAGAGAACCTGTTCCACCAGCTTGGATGGCAGACTACTCGAACATTGCGTGTGCATTAGTAGCTGCAGAGGAGATTGAGTCAGAGGAACCTGGCTGCTATCACGATGCTTTGAAGGCAAAAGATTGGGTGTTGTGGAATGGCTCCATGACTGATGAGTATGAGTCACTCAAGAAGAATGATACATGGGATATTGTTGATAGACCCAAGAATAAAACTGTGATATCATGCAGATGGCTGTATAAGAAGAAGCCTGGAATCCCAGGAGTGGAAGATCCACGGCACAAGTCAAGACTTGTGGCTAGAGGGTTCACTCAACGAGAGGGAATTGATTATGAAGAAGTGTTTGCACCAGTGGTAAAACACATATCAATTCGAGTACTAATGTCAGTAGTTGTGAATCATGATTTGGAGTTGGAACAAATGGATGTGAAAACAGCTTTCTTACACGGTAATCTTGAGCAAGAGCTATACATGGAACAGCCTGAAGGGTTTGAAGTAAATCCTGGTAAAGACCAAGTCTGCTTACTCAAAAAGTCATTGTATGGGCTGAAGCAAGCTCCAAGACAATGGAACAAACGGTTCAATTCGTTTCTGGTGTCTCAAGGTTTTATCAGAAGCGATTCCGACTTGTGTGTGTACATCAAGGAAGTTGGTCCAGAAGACTATGTGTATCTCCTGTTGTATGTCGATGACATGCTCTTGGCTGCCAAGCAGAAGTCTGAGATTCAGAAGTTGAAAGATGTTTTGAGTAGTGAGTTTGAGATGAAAGATATGGGGCCGGCAAGTAGAATACTTGGGATTGACATTAAACGTGACCGGGAACAAGATACATTGAAGCTGTGTCAATCAGGATATATCCAGAAGGTCCTTAAAAGGTTCAAAATGTCTGAGTCTAAAGCGGTTGCTACGCCTATGGGATCTCATTTTAAGCTTGCTTCAGTGAAGAATGCTGATGAACGTATAGATACAGAGAAGGTCCCTTATTTGAGTGCTGTTGGGAGTGTGATGTATGCAATGGTTGGGACTCGACCAGATGTGGCTTATGCTCTCGGACTGGTGAGTCGCTTCATGAGCAAACCTGGAAGTATTCATTGGGAGGCTGTGAAGTGGTTACTGAGGTACTTAAGAGGTTCAGCTGATCTAAACCTGATCTATACAAAAGGTGACGCTGGTCTTAGAGTTCAAGGCTACACAGATTCTGATTTTGGTGGTGATTTGGATAAACAGAGGTCTACAAGTGGTTATGTTTTCACAGTTGGTGGGAACACAGTGAGCTGGAGATCGAGTATTCAACCTGTGGTAGCCTTGTCCACAACAGAAGCTGAATATATTGCTTTATCAGAAGCCATAAAGGAGGCGATTTGGATTAAAGGATTACTTTGTGAAATGGGTTTTGAGCAACAGAAGGTGTCAGTTTGGTGTGACTCGCAATCTGCTGTAAGCTTGTCGAAGAACAAAGTGTTTCATGAACGTACCAAGCATATGGCTGTTAAGTATGGCTTTGTCAGAGACATTGTGGAAGGAGGTGAGATAGAAGTATTGAAGATACATACATCTTGGAACCCCGCTGATATGCTAACAAAATGCATACCAGTGCAGAAGTTTGAGGCGGCTTTAGAGCTGCTCAGACTGACCAGTTGA
- the LOC103874477 gene encoding uncharacterized protein LOC103874477, protein MGGSSRKKFSLFSFFKSRRSSHRVEADAWDDGVYTRKAWASDEDKRYWVAEPGIDRKASAFIAKFHASRVSESECQTLPPCQSHHN, encoded by the coding sequence ATGGGAGGCAGCAGCAGAAAGAAGTTCTCGCTCTTCAGCTTCTTTAAATCACGAAGGTCGTCTCACAGAGTTGAAGCAGACGCATGGGACGATGGCGTATACACAAGAAAGGCATGGGCCAGCGACGAGGACAAGCGATATTGGGTGGCTGAGCCAGGTATTGACCGTAAAGCTTCTGCCTTCATCGCCAAGTTCCATGCCTCTCGTGTCTCTGAGTCTGAGTGCCAAACTCTCCCTCCTTGCCAGTCTCATCATAACTAG